The following proteins come from a genomic window of Hymenobacter canadensis:
- the cysS gene encoding cysteine--tRNA ligase produces the protein MQHPLSLYNTLTRRKAPFEPLHAPFVGVYLCGPTVYSEAHVGNARGPVVFDVLTRYLRHLGYTVRYVRNITDVGHLEGDADEGEDKISKRARAQQLEPMQVAEQFANLYQTHMTALGCLPPDITPRASGHIIEQIEMVQQIIDNGFGYESNGSVYFDVPAYNAAGRNYGKLSNRVVEELLAGTRDNLAGQEEKRSPLDFALWKRADERHLMRWSSPWSDGFPGWHLECSAMSRKYLGAEFDIHGGGLDLMFPHHECEIAQSQACNHPTNEAQVWMHNNMITVNGAKMSKSLGNFITISELFEGTNATLAQAYSPMTVRFFLLQAHYRSTVDITDEGLQAARKGYRKLMNGLRLLDKLREASLSSDVIKARTVAPVAEGKTPDTTTADAELRKLMQDCFVGLNDDLNTARAIASLFNLLRKLNGFHANPGTLATVSAAALQEATDTYQTLVADVLGLVDEPRASAEDLLSLTLEFYQEAKATKAYDKVDQIRAALKTQGIVVKDTKAGIDWAYSEE, from the coding sequence ATGCAGCACCCACTCTCGCTTTATAATACGCTCACCCGCCGCAAAGCCCCGTTCGAACCCCTGCACGCGCCCTTCGTGGGTGTGTACCTCTGCGGCCCGACCGTGTATAGCGAGGCGCACGTGGGCAATGCCCGCGGCCCGGTGGTGTTTGATGTGCTGACGCGCTACCTGCGCCACCTGGGCTATACGGTGCGCTACGTGCGCAACATCACCGATGTGGGCCACCTCGAAGGCGACGCCGACGAGGGCGAAGACAAGATCAGCAAGCGCGCCCGCGCCCAGCAGCTGGAGCCTATGCAGGTGGCCGAGCAGTTCGCCAACCTCTACCAGACCCACATGACGGCCCTAGGATGCCTGCCGCCCGACATCACGCCCCGCGCCAGCGGCCACATCATCGAGCAGATTGAGATGGTGCAGCAGATCATCGACAACGGTTTCGGCTACGAATCCAACGGCTCGGTGTACTTCGATGTGCCCGCCTACAACGCCGCCGGCCGCAACTACGGCAAGCTCTCCAACCGCGTGGTAGAGGAGCTGCTGGCCGGCACGCGCGACAACCTCGCCGGCCAGGAGGAGAAGCGCAGTCCGCTGGATTTTGCCCTCTGGAAACGCGCTGATGAGCGCCACCTTATGCGTTGGTCTTCGCCCTGGAGCGACGGTTTTCCGGGCTGGCACCTGGAGTGCTCGGCCATGAGCCGTAAGTACCTCGGCGCCGAGTTCGACATCCACGGCGGCGGGCTGGACCTGATGTTTCCGCACCACGAGTGCGAAATAGCCCAGAGCCAGGCCTGCAACCACCCCACCAACGAAGCGCAGGTGTGGATGCACAACAACATGATTACGGTGAACGGCGCCAAGATGAGCAAGTCGCTCGGCAACTTCATCACCATTTCGGAGCTGTTTGAAGGCACCAACGCCACGCTGGCGCAGGCCTACTCGCCCATGACGGTGCGATTCTTCCTGCTGCAGGCCCACTACCGCAGCACCGTGGATATCACCGACGAAGGCCTGCAAGCGGCCCGCAAAGGCTACCGCAAGCTGATGAACGGCCTGCGCTTGCTGGATAAGCTGCGCGAAGCCAGCCTGTCATCGGACGTTATCAAGGCCCGCACAGTGGCGCCCGTGGCAGAAGGCAAAACGCCCGACACCACCACCGCCGACGCCGAGCTGCGCAAGCTGATGCAGGACTGCTTCGTGGGCCTGAACGACGACCTGAACACGGCCCGCGCCATTGCCAGCCTGTTTAACCTGTTGCGCAAGCTCAACGGCTTCCACGCCAACCCGGGCACGCTCGCCACGGTCAGCGCGGCGGCACTCCAAGAAGCCACGGACACCTACCAGACGCTGGTGGCCGACGTGCTGGGCCTGGTAGACGAGCCCCGCGCCAGCGCCGAAGACCTGCTCAGCCTCACGCTGGAGTTCTACCAGGAAGCCAAAGCCACCAAGGCCTACGACAAAGTGGACCAGATCCGGGCGGCCCTTAAAACGCAGGGCATCGTGGTGAAGGACACCAAAGCCGGCATCGACTGGGCTTACAGCGAAGAGTAA
- a CDS encoding GNAT family N-acetyltransferase: MSVTIQLVKATEFVAFAGGLAELLRDAVDSGASVGFLPPLAATEAREFWAGVEQNVAAGTTLLLFATDGDWVVGTVQLVLATKPNGLHRAEVAKLLVHSQFQRRGIGRQLMLAVEELARQHQRSTLVLDTLQGAGSEQLYQQLGYVAVGAIPQFARVAGGALEATVVYYKLLN; encoded by the coding sequence ATGTCCGTCACCATTCAACTTGTTAAGGCCACGGAATTTGTGGCCTTCGCCGGCGGCCTGGCCGAGCTACTCCGCGACGCGGTTGATTCAGGTGCTTCAGTAGGCTTCCTGCCACCGCTGGCCGCTACGGAGGCCCGGGAGTTCTGGGCGGGCGTGGAGCAAAACGTAGCCGCGGGCACTACGCTACTGTTATTTGCCACAGATGGGGATTGGGTGGTGGGCACCGTGCAGCTGGTGCTGGCTACCAAGCCCAACGGCCTACACCGCGCCGAAGTGGCCAAGCTGCTGGTACATTCCCAATTCCAGCGCCGCGGCATCGGCCGGCAGCTGATGCTGGCCGTGGAAGAGTTGGCCCGTCAGCACCAGCGCAGCACGCTGGTGCTGGACACGCTGCAAGGCGCGGGCTCCGAGCAACTCTACCAACAGCTCGGCTACGTGGCCGTGGGTGCCATTCCGCAGTTCGCCCGCGTGGCCGGCGGCGCGCTGGAGGCCACGGTGGTGTATTACAAACTGCTGAATTGA
- a CDS encoding gliding motility-associated C-terminal domain-containing protein, with amino-acid sequence MLLSTFRVLTFSALLAALPAPAMAARHPQAVPTEKASLEFIENKGQWDAAARYGAQLPGGQLFLGPAGFTYSFLDPAALRRHTHHGAETETLPPAADQELRGHAYSVSFEGANPAPELAGEEGTAAPYNYFQGTDAHHWASNARGFRRVRYQNLYPGIGAVVYENTEQQLEYDFLVAPNSKPAAIRLRYTGLDKLSLSPDGSLLVQTSIGHVTEQAPKAWQTDARGQRVAVPCAFVLQGTTVSFRLGQYDRRRPLIIDPTVIFSSFTGSTADNWGFTATYDAQGNMYSGGVVFAAGYPASVGAFRTTFSGVADVGIIKYNTAVNGPASRLYATYLGGSALDAPHSMVVNPQGELVVLGTTGSGNFPVSAGCYDNTHNGGPSVSPSNMNSAAYASGVDLFVAKFSANGSTLTGSTFLGGSGTDGYLPGERLGNSPVVNYGDPYRGDVTVDGAGNVYLASVTNSANFPAGAGFRPTYQGGTSDGIVAKLSPDLRTLVWATYLGGNSADAAYSLQVDATRGVYVAGGTTSPNFPVTPGAYLSTFQGVVDGFVTHLSSTGTALLQSSFVGTSAYDQAFFVELDAAGNAYLLGQTQGNLPITPGLYGVANGRQFIQKLNPTLSGSLYSTRFGSGRTLFPDISLTAFLVDDCERIYISGWGGTVNDQSGSTGSGTTFLPVTPNAIQATTDGSDFYLAQFRPGLTALEYATFYGERGGRSGEHVDGGTSRFDKKGVVYQAVCGGCGGSSAFPVPPGANTYSSTNRSLNCNNAAFKIDFGIITADPGPSRYVCVGSAPITLGGSPAGGTWTGPGVTALPGGGYQFTPTPARLGVNTLTYSVASTGTCVSTRPLRVTVTPERPVTVAPLPPRCVNSGSVALTATPLGGTFSGPGVSGSIFNPTVAGIGTHTIRYAISDTLGCGVGTQTVVVSVVPEVRAGRDTTLCADQMAPFQLRGMNPAGGTWSGTGVTPGGLFTPPNTNNRGGIFPLRYTYSQNGCENVAVRTMLLAPTSSANAPLNLPVCSASPRYAGLAPFNCEFEPALAGGTYDWDFGDGSPHGTTANPTHLYEQPGTYTVRLTARYSNCVVETAFSPLEVGEMKVPNIITPNRDSLNDTFKPLFSCKPTRLQIFNRWGTLVYEIQDYHNNWGGENLPEGTYYYLLRDTDNRRAKGWVEITR; translated from the coding sequence ATGCTCCTTTCTACATTTCGGGTTCTCACATTCAGCGCCTTACTGGCGGCGCTGCCGGCGCCGGCTATGGCGGCCCGCCACCCGCAGGCCGTCCCCACCGAGAAGGCCTCGCTGGAATTTATCGAGAACAAAGGCCAGTGGGACGCCGCCGCCCGCTACGGCGCACAGCTGCCCGGCGGCCAACTGTTCCTCGGGCCGGCCGGCTTCACCTACAGCTTCCTCGACCCCGCCGCCCTGCGCCGCCACACCCACCACGGCGCCGAAACCGAAACCCTGCCCCCGGCCGCCGACCAAGAGCTGCGCGGCCACGCCTACTCGGTTTCGTTTGAGGGTGCCAACCCCGCCCCCGAGTTGGCCGGCGAAGAGGGCACCGCCGCGCCCTACAACTATTTCCAGGGTACTGATGCTCATCACTGGGCCAGCAACGCCCGCGGCTTTCGGCGGGTGCGCTACCAGAACCTGTACCCCGGCATTGGGGCGGTGGTCTACGAAAACACGGAGCAGCAGCTGGAATACGACTTTCTGGTGGCTCCCAACAGCAAGCCCGCCGCCATCCGGCTCCGCTACACTGGCCTCGACAAGCTCAGCCTCAGTCCCGACGGCAGCCTGCTGGTGCAAACGTCTATTGGCCACGTAACCGAGCAGGCCCCCAAAGCCTGGCAAACCGATGCCCGCGGCCAGCGCGTGGCCGTGCCGTGCGCCTTCGTGCTGCAGGGCACTACCGTGAGCTTCCGGCTGGGCCAGTACGACCGCCGCCGCCCGCTCATCATCGACCCGACCGTTATCTTCTCGTCGTTCACCGGCTCCACGGCCGACAACTGGGGCTTCACGGCCACCTACGACGCGCAGGGCAACATGTACTCGGGCGGCGTGGTGTTTGCGGCCGGCTACCCGGCCTCTGTCGGCGCATTCCGCACCACGTTCAGCGGCGTGGCCGATGTGGGCATCATCAAGTACAACACCGCCGTCAACGGCCCGGCCTCGCGGCTCTACGCCACCTACCTCGGCGGCAGCGCCCTCGATGCTCCGCATAGCATGGTGGTGAACCCGCAGGGCGAGCTGGTGGTGCTGGGTACCACCGGCTCCGGCAACTTCCCGGTTTCGGCCGGCTGCTACGACAACACCCACAACGGCGGCCCTTCAGTTTCGCCCAGCAATATGAACTCCGCTGCTTATGCCAGCGGCGTCGATCTGTTCGTGGCCAAGTTTTCGGCCAACGGCAGCACCCTCACCGGCAGCACCTTCCTCGGCGGCTCGGGCACCGATGGGTACCTGCCCGGCGAGCGGCTCGGCAATTCCCCGGTGGTGAACTACGGCGACCCGTACCGCGGCGACGTGACGGTGGACGGCGCCGGCAACGTGTACCTGGCCTCGGTCACGAACAGCGCCAACTTCCCGGCCGGCGCCGGCTTCCGCCCCACCTACCAGGGCGGCACCTCCGACGGCATCGTGGCCAAACTCTCGCCCGATCTACGCACGCTCGTGTGGGCCACCTACTTGGGCGGCAACTCCGCCGACGCAGCCTACTCCCTGCAGGTGGATGCTACGCGTGGGGTATACGTGGCCGGCGGCACCACCAGCCCCAACTTCCCGGTTACGCCCGGCGCCTACCTCTCCACCTTTCAGGGAGTGGTTGATGGCTTCGTGACCCACCTGAGCAGCACTGGCACGGCGCTGCTGCAAAGCAGCTTTGTGGGTACCTCCGCCTACGACCAGGCGTTTTTCGTGGAGCTCGATGCGGCCGGCAACGCCTACCTGCTGGGCCAGACCCAAGGCAACCTGCCCATCACGCCGGGGCTCTATGGCGTGGCCAATGGCCGCCAGTTCATTCAGAAGCTCAACCCTACCCTTTCCGGCAGCCTCTACAGCACCCGTTTCGGCAGCGGCCGCACCCTCTTCCCCGACATTTCGCTCACGGCCTTTCTGGTGGATGACTGCGAGCGAATCTACATCAGCGGCTGGGGCGGCACCGTAAATGACCAGAGCGGCTCCACTGGCAGCGGCACCACGTTTCTGCCGGTCACGCCCAACGCCATCCAAGCCACCACCGATGGCTCCGACTTCTACCTGGCCCAGTTCCGCCCCGGCCTGACGGCCCTGGAGTACGCCACCTTCTACGGTGAGCGGGGCGGCCGCAGCGGCGAGCATGTGGACGGCGGCACCTCACGCTTCGACAAGAAAGGCGTGGTATATCAGGCCGTGTGCGGCGGCTGCGGCGGCTCGTCGGCCTTTCCGGTGCCGCCGGGCGCCAACACCTACTCCAGCACCAACCGCAGCCTCAACTGCAACAACGCGGCCTTCAAAATCGACTTCGGCATCATCACCGCCGACCCCGGCCCAAGCCGCTACGTGTGCGTGGGCAGCGCGCCCATCACGCTGGGTGGCAGCCCCGCCGGCGGCACCTGGACCGGCCCCGGCGTCACGGCCCTGCCCGGCGGCGGCTACCAGTTCACGCCCACTCCGGCGCGGCTGGGCGTCAATACACTCACCTACTCGGTGGCCTCTACCGGTACCTGCGTCAGCACCCGCCCGCTGCGCGTCACGGTCACGCCGGAGCGGCCCGTGACAGTGGCCCCGCTGCCGCCCCGCTGCGTCAACTCAGGCAGTGTGGCCCTCACGGCCACGCCGCTGGGCGGCACGTTCAGCGGGCCGGGCGTGTCGGGTAGCATCTTCAACCCCACGGTGGCCGGCATTGGCACCCACACCATCCGCTACGCCATTTCCGACACGCTGGGATGCGGCGTGGGCACCCAAACAGTGGTTGTAAGCGTGGTGCCGGAAGTGCGCGCCGGCCGCGACACTACGCTGTGCGCCGACCAGATGGCTCCTTTCCAGCTGCGGGGCATGAACCCAGCCGGTGGCACCTGGAGCGGTACTGGCGTCACGCCTGGCGGCCTATTCACGCCGCCCAACACCAACAACCGCGGCGGCATCTTCCCACTGCGCTACACTTACTCGCAGAACGGCTGCGAAAACGTAGCCGTCCGGACGATGCTGCTGGCCCCCACGTCCTCGGCCAATGCGCCCCTCAACCTGCCCGTGTGCTCGGCCTCGCCGCGCTACGCCGGCCTGGCGCCCTTCAACTGCGAGTTTGAGCCCGCCCTGGCCGGTGGCACCTACGACTGGGACTTCGGCGACGGTTCACCGCACGGCACCACCGCCAACCCGACGCACCTCTACGAACAGCCCGGCACCTACACCGTCCGGCTCACGGCGCGCTATTCCAACTGCGTGGTCGAAACGGCCTTCTCGCCGCTGGAAGTCGGCGAGATGAAGGTCCCGAACATCATCACCCCCAACCGAGACTCGCTCAACGACACGTTCAAGCCGCTGTTCAGCTGCAAGCCCACCCGCCTGCAGATTTTCAACCGCTGGGGCACGCTGGTCTATGAAATCCAGGACTACCACAACAACTGGGGCGGCGAGAACCTGCCCGAAGGCACCTACTACTACCTGCTGCGCGACACCGACAACCGCCGCGCCAAGGGCTGGGTGGAAATCACGCGGTGA
- a CDS encoding S66 peptidase family protein, which produces MPTTAPPFLRPHDQVAIVCPARSASHQELAAAVAVLESWQLRVVLGESTNSTHHQFGGDDGLRRRDFQQQLDNPEIRAILSARGGYGTTRIIDQIDFSSFAKNPKWVAGFSDITTLNCHLLALGHQSIHGVMPLLFEQSGGEESLESLRRALFGEQVRYEVAPHSLNRFGTATGELVGGNLSLLQTLTGTRSDVATAGRILFLEDIDEYLYAIDRMMVHLDRTGKLQNLSGLLVGHFTNPQDNTIPYGQTPNEIIQHYAAKHDFPVAHGFPVGHEPQNMALICGRPARLTVDAAGARLAYV; this is translated from the coding sequence ATGCCTACTACTGCCCCTCCTTTCCTGCGCCCCCACGACCAGGTAGCCATTGTTTGCCCCGCCCGCTCGGCCTCGCACCAGGAACTGGCTGCCGCCGTGGCCGTGCTGGAAAGCTGGCAGCTGCGCGTGGTGCTGGGCGAGAGCACCAACAGCACCCACCACCAGTTCGGCGGCGACGACGGCCTGCGCCGCCGCGACTTTCAGCAACAGCTCGACAACCCCGAAATACGCGCCATCCTGAGCGCCCGCGGCGGCTACGGCACCACCCGCATCATCGACCAGATCGACTTTTCCAGCTTCGCCAAAAACCCCAAATGGGTGGCCGGCTTCTCCGACATCACCACCCTCAACTGCCACCTGCTGGCGCTGGGCCACCAGAGCATCCACGGCGTGATGCCGCTGCTGTTTGAGCAATCCGGCGGCGAGGAGTCGCTGGAAAGTTTGCGGCGGGCGCTGTTTGGGGAGCAGGTACGCTACGAGGTGGCGCCGCATTCACTCAACCGCTTCGGCACGGCCACCGGCGAGCTGGTGGGCGGCAATCTGAGTTTGCTCCAGACCCTCACCGGCACCCGCTCCGATGTGGCCACGGCCGGCCGCATCCTGTTCCTGGAAGACATCGATGAATACCTGTATGCCATCGACCGGATGATGGTGCACCTTGACCGCACCGGCAAGCTGCAGAACCTGTCCGGCCTGCTCGTGGGGCACTTCACCAACCCCCAGGATAACACCATCCCCTACGGCCAGACGCCCAACGAAATCATCCAGCACTACGCCGCCAAGCACGATTTTCCGGTGGCGCACGGCTTTCCCGTCGGCCACGAGCCCCAGAACATGGCCCTGATCTGCGGCCGCCCGGCCCGCCTCACGGTAGATGCGGCCGGCGCCCGACTGGCGTATGTGTAA
- a CDS encoding M28 family peptidase, translating to MKLFRLAPAALAALLLLTGCPDKKPATTEVEAPTKLAAAPSFNADSAYAYVAKQVAFGPRVPNTAAHVNTGDWVINKFKALGLTVREQPFVAMAFDGKMLKSRNIIAQFQPQAARRVAVFTHWDTRPFADKDTKRKNAPLDGASDGASGVGVALEMARVLAAQPDSLTPAVGIDFILFDSEDYGYDSSTQGELTNQLASQETSGGSSWCLGSQYWSKNLIPGNYKPEFGILMDMVGAKNAKFTREGISRDNANDVVNKVWNLAAQIGYSDYFLFQDSPGITDDHAFTNQAGIRTIDIIDYLPTGQFQPYHHTTDDNMSVIDKRTLKAVGQTVLQTVYGE from the coding sequence ATGAAACTCTTCCGCCTTGCGCCGGCTGCTCTGGCCGCGCTGCTGCTACTCACCGGCTGCCCCGATAAAAAGCCCGCTACCACCGAGGTGGAAGCACCCACTAAGCTGGCGGCCGCGCCGTCCTTCAACGCCGACTCGGCCTACGCCTACGTGGCCAAGCAGGTGGCTTTCGGGCCTCGGGTGCCCAACACGGCGGCTCACGTGAATACCGGTGACTGGGTGATAAACAAATTCAAGGCGCTGGGTCTGACGGTGCGCGAGCAGCCGTTTGTGGCCATGGCCTTTGATGGTAAAATGCTGAAGTCGCGCAACATCATCGCGCAGTTTCAGCCGCAGGCCGCGCGCCGCGTGGCCGTCTTCACGCACTGGGACACCCGCCCGTTTGCCGATAAGGACACCAAGCGCAAAAACGCGCCGCTCGACGGCGCCTCCGACGGCGCCAGCGGCGTGGGCGTGGCCCTGGAAATGGCCCGCGTGCTGGCCGCTCAGCCCGACAGCCTCACGCCCGCCGTCGGCATCGACTTCATCCTCTTCGACTCCGAAGACTACGGCTACGATTCCAGTACTCAGGGTGAGCTGACCAACCAGCTGGCCAGCCAGGAAACTTCTGGCGGTTCCAGCTGGTGCCTGGGCTCGCAGTACTGGAGTAAAAACCTGATTCCTGGTAACTACAAGCCGGAATTCGGGATTCTGATGGACATGGTGGGCGCCAAAAATGCCAAGTTCACCCGCGAAGGAATTTCCCGCGACAACGCCAACGATGTGGTAAACAAGGTCTGGAACCTGGCCGCCCAAATCGGCTACTCCGATTACTTCCTGTTCCAGGATTCGCCCGGCATCACCGACGACCACGCCTTCACCAACCAGGCCGGCATCCGCACCATCGACATCATCGACTACCTGCCCACCGGCCAGTTCCAGCCCTACCACCACACCACCGACGACAACATGAGCGTCATTGACAAACGCACGCTCAAGGCCGTGGGCCAGACCGTGCTGCAGACGGTGTACGGCGAGTAA
- a CDS encoding carboxylesterase family protein, producing the protein MKKIVLLLLACLGLLTAASAQIDTTRGRYYQPVFQNVTVSSNVTYGSAPNFAGTTQTLLMDIYQPTGDTVSRRPVIIFAHQGGFLVGSRTDPYMVAVCTRFARLGYVTASIEYRLGFFPFDTVNVARASIRGMQDLRAAVRFFRRDAATTRTYRVNPRYIVVGGSSAGAFAALQVGYLDKDSEVPAYVGLATLGGIEGSSGNPGYSSAALAVLNLSGATESVNYLEPGNAPLCSVHGTADAVVPYAQGRVGGGLPPKYVVGSGRLNPRATAVGIPNTLRTLRGAGHIPFESTSAAGLAYADTTFRTIRDFLRPLLRQPGTVLSAARATGKVGTQAYPVPATTEIRLAVPRGVAFRPQQAQLLDLTGRVVRRFRWQQPDQLLLRENLPAGTYIVRAEQLADVRVVFE; encoded by the coding sequence ATGAAGAAAATCGTACTGCTGCTGCTAGCCTGCCTGGGTTTGCTCACGGCTGCTTCTGCCCAGATTGACACCACGCGGGGCCGCTACTACCAGCCCGTCTTTCAGAATGTCACGGTCAGCAGCAACGTCACCTATGGGTCGGCGCCCAACTTCGCCGGCACCACCCAAACGTTGCTCATGGACATCTACCAGCCCACCGGCGACACCGTGAGCCGGCGGCCAGTTATCATCTTCGCGCACCAAGGCGGCTTTCTGGTAGGCTCGCGCACCGACCCGTATATGGTGGCGGTCTGCACCCGCTTTGCCCGGCTCGGCTACGTCACGGCCAGCATCGAATACCGTCTCGGTTTCTTCCCGTTTGATACCGTAAACGTGGCCCGGGCCTCCATCCGGGGCATGCAGGATCTGCGTGCCGCCGTGCGCTTCTTCCGCCGCGACGCCGCTACCACCCGCACCTACCGCGTCAACCCGCGCTACATCGTGGTCGGCGGCTCGTCGGCCGGCGCGTTTGCGGCCCTGCAGGTCGGCTATCTTGATAAAGACAGCGAAGTACCGGCCTACGTGGGGCTGGCGACGCTGGGCGGCATCGAAGGCAGCAGTGGCAACCCCGGCTACAGCAGCGCCGCGCTGGCCGTGCTCAACCTGAGCGGCGCCACCGAAAGCGTGAATTATCTGGAACCCGGCAACGCGCCGCTCTGCAGCGTGCACGGCACTGCCGATGCGGTAGTGCCCTACGCGCAGGGCCGCGTCGGGGGCGGCTTGCCGCCCAAGTATGTGGTAGGCAGCGGACGGCTCAATCCCCGCGCCACCGCCGTGGGCATCCCCAACACGCTGCGCACCCTGCGCGGCGCCGGCCACATTCCCTTCGAGAGCACCAGCGCCGCCGGCCTGGCCTACGCCGATACCACCTTCCGAACCATCCGCGACTTTCTGCGCCCGCTGCTGCGTCAGCCCGGCACGGTGCTGAGCGCCGCCAGGGCCACCGGTAAAGTCGGCACCCAGGCCTACCCGGTGCCCGCCACCACTGAAATCCGGCTGGCCGTACCGCGCGGCGTAGCGTTCCGGCCCCAGCAAGCGCAGCTCCTCGACCTCACCGGCCGCGTGGTGCGCCGCTTTCGCTGGCAGCAGCCCGACCAGTTGCTGCTACGCGAGAACCTGCCCGCCGGCACCTATATAGTGCGCGCCGAGCAGTTGGCCGACGTGCGAGTGGTGTTTGAGTAG
- a CDS encoding endonuclease/exonuclease/phosphatase family protein: MRRSFAFTCTLLLIGWLLAAIACVQIPAYTFWPAAFGALTLPVALALNLVAAFYWVLRNWRVAALPIGIAVLTWPHFQRGLAVHPLRLAPLAADSTSGPRVRVLSANVRIFNVYPQLRDKDLTSSKKMIQWLADSPAEIVCLQEFYNEPRTSTSREKNVFNAVERIGQQSGRQAFLSKTLTNGAGSEFGMAIFSRYPMLRRGTVQFGKLSQNHAMWADLRLPSGDTIRVFNFHLQSMSMDEQDIVDSYSSKSGLKKKGLGLMRRFKRGLVARSWQVDTLVQRFERSPYPLLLCADLNDLPYSYSYDQLADRFQNAWATVGNGVGATYNGRLPFVRIDNQFAGPQWQVDDFWVHYEIPYSDHFPTLATYRLRK, translated from the coding sequence GTGCGTCGTTCGTTTGCTTTCACCTGCACCCTGCTCCTGATTGGCTGGCTGCTCGCGGCCATTGCCTGCGTGCAGATACCGGCCTACACCTTCTGGCCGGCGGCTTTCGGGGCTCTCACGCTGCCCGTGGCGCTGGCCCTCAACCTGGTAGCCGCCTTCTACTGGGTGCTGCGCAACTGGCGGGTGGCGGCGTTGCCTATCGGAATAGCCGTGCTCACGTGGCCGCACTTTCAGCGCGGGCTGGCGGTGCACCCGCTGCGTCTGGCTCCGCTGGCCGCCGACAGCACGTCCGGCCCCCGGGTGCGTGTGCTCAGCGCCAACGTGCGCATCTTCAACGTGTATCCGCAGTTGCGCGACAAAGACCTGACCTCTTCGAAAAAAATGATTCAGTGGCTGGCCGACAGCCCCGCCGAAATCGTGTGCCTGCAGGAGTTCTACAACGAGCCGCGCACGTCCACGAGCCGCGAAAAGAACGTGTTCAACGCCGTGGAGCGTATCGGGCAGCAGAGCGGGCGGCAGGCGTTCCTGTCCAAAACCCTCACCAACGGGGCCGGCTCCGAGTTCGGCATGGCCATCTTCTCGCGCTACCCCATGCTGCGGCGCGGCACCGTGCAGTTCGGCAAGCTCAGCCAGAACCACGCCATGTGGGCCGACCTGCGCCTGCCTTCCGGCGACACCATCCGGGTGTTCAACTTCCATCTGCAGAGCATGAGCATGGACGAGCAGGACATCGTGGACAGCTACTCCAGCAAGTCGGGGCTGAAGAAAAAAGGGCTGGGGCTGATGCGCCGTTTCAAGCGCGGTCTGGTGGCCCGCAGCTGGCAGGTAGATACGCTGGTGCAGCGCTTCGAGCGCAGCCCTTACCCGCTGCTGCTCTGCGCCGACCTCAACGACCTGCCCTACAGCTACAGCTACGACCAGCTGGCCGACCGTTTCCAGAATGCCTGGGCCACCGTGGGCAACGGCGTGGGCGCCACCTACAACGGCCGCCTGCCCTTCGTGCGCATCGACAACCAGTTTGCCGGCCCCCAGTGGCAGGTCGACGACTTCTGGGTGCACTACGAAATTCCGTATTCCGACCACTTTCCCACGCTGGCAACGTATCGATTGCGGAAGTAA